The genomic interval ACGGCCGTCAGCAGCTCATCCAGGCCAGCGCGGGCATGAACAACGACGCCTATGTCTTCCTCGATGCGGGGCCGCGCGACTGCACCAAGTGCATGCGGTACATGAACACGCCCCTGTGCAACGCCCACTTCGCGGCCGGAGGTCAGGAGGGCGTCTGGGTGTGCCAGCAGCCCTCCGCCGTGGAGAGTGATTTGTTCTTCTACGCGTTCGACGCCAACGGCAATCAGAACGCGTGGGATATCTCCGTGGCCGCGACGGCCCATGGCCAGTGGGACAGCAATCTGGGCAACAACTATTTCGCCCGTCTGCCGGCGCGCTCCAGCTGCTGGTAGATTTCCGCCGAGAGCGGCCCGGGCCTCTGGGACATGCATTCGCTTTACAGGCCGTCGCAGGGCCGCTTTTCCGCGTGATGACGATTGCCGCGACGCATCCTCGTCCGGCGCTTGACACCCTGGGGGCCTCGGCGGAAAAGCCGAGCCCATGAGGCGGCCCCCGCTGTTTCCACCGGGCCGCGGGGAGCCCGGGATTGAAGCTCGCGACGCTCAAGGATGGAACCCGTGACGGGCGGCTCATCGTCGTCAAGCGGGACAACTCGGCCTATGCGCTGGCCACCAACGTGGCGCTGACGCTCCAGGCGGCGCTGGATGACTGGGACACGAAGGAGCCGCAGCTGCGCGCGCTCGCCGCTCAGCTCGAGGCGGGCACGGTGCAGAGCCGTCCGCTGGACGTGAAGGCCCTGCACGCGCCGCTGCCGCGCGCCTACGAGTGGATTGATGGCAGCGCCTACATCAACCACGTCATCCTGGTGCGCAAGGCGCGCAACGCGGAGCCGCCGGCCACGCTCAAGACGGACCCGCTCGTGTACCAGGGCGGCTCGGGCGACTTCCTGGCGCCCACCGCGGACATCCCCCTGTCCGACGAGGCGTGGGGCCTGGACTTCGAGAGCGAGGTCTGCGCCATCCTGGGCGACACGCCCCAGGGCACCAAGGCCGCGGACGCCGCCAAGCACGTCAAGCTGCTGATGCTGGCCAACGACGTCTCGCTGCGCAACCTCATCCCGGACGAGCTGGCCAAGGGCTTCGGCTTCTTCCAGAGCAAGCCCGCAACGGCCTTCAGCCCCTTCGCGGTGACGCCCGACGAGTTGGGCTCCGCGTGGCGCGAGGGCCGCATCCACCTGCGGCTGCGCTCGGTGCTCAACGGCGTCCAGGTCGGTGACACCGACGCGGGCCCGGAGATGCACTTCTCCTTCTTCGACCTCATCCAGCACCTGTGCAAGACGCGCAGCTACACGTCGGGCACCATCCTGGGCAGCGGCACCGTGTCCAACGTGGACCGCGCCCGGGGCATCTCGTGCCTCGCCGAGCAGCGGATGATCGAGACGATTGAAGAGGGCAAGCCGCGCACGCCCTTCATGAAGCACGGCGACACCATCGACATCGAGATGTCGGGCGAGGATGGGCAGAGCGTCTTCGGCCGCATCTCCCAGAAGGTGGTGAAGGGGCCATGAAGGCGCTGCGTCTGCACAGCTACTGGCGCTCCTCCGCGTCGTGGCGGGTGCGCCTGGGATTGAACCTCAAGGGCCTGTCCTACGAGTACGCCGCCGTGCACCTGATGAAGGACGGCGGTCAGCAGAACTCGCCCGAGTACCGCGCCGTCAATCCCATGCGGACGGTGCCCACGCTGGAGTGGACGGAGGCGGACGGCACGCCGCTGCGCCTGTCCCAGTCCATCGCCATCCTCGAGTTCCTCGAGGAGCGCATCCCCTCGCCCGCGCTGCTGCCGAAGGACGCGTACCTGCGCGCCCGCGTGCGGATGGTGGCGGAGGGCGTGAACTCGGGCATCCAGCCCTTGCAGAACCTGTCGGTCCTCCAGCGCATCAAGAGCGAGCTGAACGGCGACGACAAGGCGTGGGCCGCGCACTGGAACATGCGGGGCCTGGAGGCGCTGGAGTCGCTGGTGAAGCCCACGGCGGGGCGCTACTGCGTGGGCGACGCGGTGACGCTCGCGGACGTGTGCCTGGTGCCGCAGCTCTACGGCGCGCGGCGCTTCGGCGTGGACGTGTCGGCGTACCCCACGCTGCTGCGCATCGAGGCGGCGTGCGCGGAGCTCCCCGCGTTCCAGGCGGCGCATCCGGACCGGCAGCCCGACGCGGTTCCGGCCTGAGTCTTCCCGGGCAGCGCGTCCCGCTCTTCGCGGAGCGGGACGCACGGCTCACGTCGAGGCCGGCGCGAAGGTCGTCTCGATGCGCAAGGCCCGGGAGAGCGTGAGCGTCACGGGCGTCTTCGCGGCGATGTCGAGCAGCCGCGCGCGCTGCTCCTCGCTCACGGCGGGGCCGCAGGAGAGGACTCGCTCCACGCGCTCCGTGTTGTCCTGCTCGCGGAAGAGCTTGAGCTTCACCGTGAGCGGGCTCAGGTCCCAGCCCTTGCGCGCCGCGTACATCTTCAGGGTGATGGCGGTGCACGCGCCCAGCGAGCCCATCAGGAGCTGATAGGGCGCGGGGCCCTGGTCCGCGCCGCCCAGGGACGAGGGCTCGTCCGCCTGGAAGTGGTGCTTGCCGGTGCGAATCGCCTGGGTGTAGCCGTCCTGGCTCTCGACGACGGCCGCCGCGAGCAACGTGGTGTCCTGAGGATTCATACCGGGCATGAATCCAGGGCGCGGCCCGCGTGACAAGCGCGATGTCCGCTCGCGGAGTTGTTGCAAAAGCGCATCCCCCGAATGGGGTAGCCTCGTTCCAGATGGCGCATCCGGAGTCCTCGAGCCCCTCTTCTTCCTCCCGCTCCGCCGAACTCCGGGAGCTGGCGCTCCTGTTCCTGCGCCTCGGTGCCACGGCCTTTGGCGGCCCCGCGGCCCACATCGCGATGATGGAGGACGAGGTGGTGCGCCGCCGGCGCTGGCTCACGCGCGACGAGTTCGTGGACCTGCTCGGCGCGGCCAACCTCATCCCCGGGCCCAACTCCACGGAGCTGGCCATCCACATCGGCCATCGGCGCGCGGGGTGGCCGGGCCTGGTGGTCGCGGGCTCCTGCTTCATCCTCCCCGCGTTCTTCATCGTCGCGGGGATTGCCTGGGCCTACTCGCGCTTCGGCAACGTGCCGGACGTGGGCGCGCTGCTGTACGGCGTGAAGGCCGTCATCATCGCCGTGGTGCTGCAGGCCCTGTGGGGACTCTTGCGCACGGTGGTGAAGACCTGGCGCGAGGGACTCGTGGGCGCGGGCGTCGTGACGGCGGCCTTCCTCGGCGTCAACGAGCTGCTTCTGCTGCTGCTCGCGGGCCTGGGCGTGCTCGCGTGGCGCGTCGTCGAACAGCGAGGGTTCAAGTCGGGAGGTCCTCCCGCTGGGGCCTTCGTGGCGCCGTGGACGTGGGTGCTTCCACTGGGCGCGTCGGCGGCGGTGCCCTTCTCGCAGCATGGCCTGTTCCTCTTCTTCTTGAAGGTGGGCTCGGTGCTGTACGGCAGTGGCTATGTGCTGCTGGCGTTCCTGCGCTCGGACCTGGTGGAGCGGTGGGGCTGGCTCACGCAGGCGCAGCTGTTGGACGCGGTGGCGGTGGGGCAGGTGACGCCCGGGCCCGTGTTCACCACGGCCACGTTCATCGGCTACGTGTTGGGCGGGATGACGGGCGCGGTGGTGGCGACGGTGGGCATCTTCCTTCCGGCCTTCGTCTTCGTGGCGCTCAGCGGGCCGCTGGTGCCGCGCCTGCGAAGCTCCCGCGCGGCGGGTGCCTTCCTGGATGGCGTCAACGTGGCCTCGCTCGCGCTGATGGGCGTGGTGACGTGGCAGTTGGGGCGCGCGGCCCTGGTCGATGGGTGGACGGCGGGGATGGCGGTGGTGTCCGCGGTGCTGCTCATCCGATACCGCGTCAACTCCGCCTGGCTCGTGCTGGGCGGAGGCGCCATGGGGTGGCTGGTGGTGGAGGTGCTCAGTAAGCGGTGAGCGTCGCGGCGCAACGGCCCACCTCGTCGCCCGACAGGTCCGAGCGCCGGTCGATGCACTCGAGCCGCAGCGCCCCCGCCTCCCGCGTGGCCTCGCAGTGGCGGTTGCCGGTGACGGTCGTCGACGAGCCCGCGTCGGGTGACACGACGCCGCCATCCGGTCCCAGGTGCAGCGTCCGGTTGGGCTGGTGCAGCGACCACCGTCCCTCCGTCAACGGGCCGGAGTTGGACTCGAGGCGGCCGTTCACGGGGAAGCCCAGCTTCTGGGCTCCGTCCGTGTCGAGCTCACACGAGTTCTTCTCCGACCGCAGACGCACGTTGCCGTTGGGTCCGCAGGTGTTGCCGTGCACGGTGAAGGTGGTGTCGTGTCCCTCGTGGACGCATTCCTGGTCGGCGCAGTCGATGAGCAGCGTCCCCGTGAAGGCCAGGACCACGGCGGAGGCGAGGCCGCGCGTCAACACGTTCATGGAGGAGCTCCCGGAGCGTGAAGGGATGTGCCCTGAATCGCGACGCTCAGCCGGTAGGAATGGGACATGCGCGGGTTGGTCGGCTCGTTCACCTCCTGCGCGCGGCGGGCCTTCTGCGTCGATGGGAAGCCCGCCACCAGCAGCGCCAGCACCGGCACGCCCACCGCCGCCAGCCGCCACGGCCAGGCGAGGCCCTTCGCCGCCGCCAGCCCCAGCGCCCCCGCGAAGCACGCCATGGCGTGGGTGGTGCCCAGCCACGGCAGCACCACGAACGCCGCGAGCAACGCCCCCGCGAGGCTCCCCAGCATCGACGCGGAGAAGCCTCGCTCCGGCTCCACCTCCACGTCCTCCAGTCCGCCCACCTTCCACAGGAACGGCCCCACCGCCCCCAGCGCCATCAAGGGCGGCACCGCCACGAGCACCACGAGCGTCACCCGCCCCATGGCCTCCAGGGGCCGCCCCATCATCACCGCCGTGGTGGCATCCGGCAGCAGCGCCTGCGCGAGGAAGGGGAGGATGGCGAGGAACAACGCGGCCAGACACAGCGCCTTGCGCAGCGGCTCCAGCCGTCCGGACGGGTCCGCCAGCCGCCCTCCCAGGTGGGCCCCCACCGTCAGCCCGCCCAGCACCAGGGAGATGAGCGCCACCCACACCGGCATGCTGCTCCCGAAGTAGGGAGCCACCAGGCGGGAAGCCATCATCTCCGAGGCCATCACCGTGGCTCCGGCGAGGAAGGCCAACCACGTCAAGGACGAGGGCTTCATGGGAACGGGCCGCATCAGCAAGGCCCGTTCCATCGTCAACATCCCGTAACCTCAGGCCCCATGAGGTCACCTGGGCCCGTTTGTGTCACGGGGCCCTCAGGGGACGTGTGTCCCACTGACAACGGTGTCGCGCTCAGCCCTTGAAGGGGAGCGCGGCCACCTTCGCCGTGGCGGGGCCCTGCGCGAGCGTCAACTCCGTGCCGGGTTCCAGCGAGTCCCGGTGCACGTAGCCCAGGGCCACGTACTGCCCCTGCGCGTGGGAGCGCACCACGCTGGTGAGCCAGCCCACCTTCTTCTCGCCCAGGCGCAGCTCCGTGCCCGGCGCGGCGGCGGACTCACCCAGCAGGAGCCCCGTCAGCTTGCGATTCATGTGCCCACGGAAGGTGGCTCGGGCGATGACCTCCTGCCCGATGTAGCACCCCTTGTTGTAGGCGATGGCCGGCGTGAGGTTGGCCTCCAGTGGAATGGTGGTGGCCACCATGTCCTGCCCGTACCGGGGAACGCCTGCCTCCACGCGCAGGAGTTCCAGCGTCTCGAAGCCCAGCGGCTGAAGTCCCCGGCTGGCGCCCGCCTGGCTCAGGGCCTTCCACACGGCCTCCAGGGCCGCTCTGGGCACCCACACGTCGACGCCGTGCGGCTCCAACCCCGTGTTTCCCACGAGGAGCACGTCCTGCCCGGCGAGCGTCGCCGCCCGGGTGGCCTGGTGCGCCAGGGGCAGGAAGTCCGCGGCCAGGGCGGCGGCCAGCACCTCCGCCGTCCGAGGCCCCAGCAGCCGGAGGAGGCCGTGGTCGCCTGTCGCCTCGTGCAGCTCGGCGTCCTCGGAGATGAGGTATTTCTCCAGGAACTCCCGGACCTTGGGACCCATCCCGGGCTCCATGTCGAGCAGCAGGTCCGCCTCCCGCTTGAGGATGCGGGCGTCCGCCACCATGGCGCCCTTGGCGGTGAGCATGGCGGCGTACGTGGCGCTGCCCACGGGGAGGTTGTTCACCTCCTGGGTCACCATTCCATGTAGGAAGGAGGCCCTGTCCTCGCCCGTTATCCGGAGGACTTCGCGGTAGGAGGCGTCGTGGAGGGCCACGGCCTCGCGAGCGGCGCGGTAGGCGTCCACGTCATTCCCATGGCTGGCCACGGCTTCCCGGCCGCCCACGTCGATGAAGCGGGCCCCCGCTTCCTCGTGAACAAAATGCAGAGACAGCGGTTCCATGTCCGTCGCTATATAGAGGCGAAGGAGCGAATGCCACGATGGATGTGAAGCACCTGTCGTCCTTCCAGGACTTCTCCCCGGAGAAGCTCCGGAAGCACAACGTCTTTCAGTCCGAGCGCTTCTTCCTCGACGTCTACTGTCTCGCGCCCGGGCAGGCCCAGAAGCCGCACCACCATGCCACCTCGGACAAGGTCTACATCGTCCTGGAGGGCCGCTGCCGCTTCCGCGTCGGCGTGGAGGAGGAGGCCCATGGACCGGGTGCCGCTGTCTTCGCCCCCGCGGGCGCCGAGCATGGTGTCGTCAATGATGGCCCCGACTCCGCCCGACTGCTCGTTCTGATGACCCCGCCCCCGGAGCATGCATGAGTTCGAAGTCCTCCTCCCAGAAGGCCCCCGCCCCTGTCTCTTCCCGCGCCGGGGTGGCGATGTTGGTGTTGGGGCTCTGCGCGAGCGCGCTGTCCATCTTCCAGTGGAGTCAGTTGCTCACGCTGCGCTCCGGTGGCGCCACCGTCTGCGGCATCTCCGAGACGGTGAACTGCGAGACGGTGTGGAACTCGCCGTTCGCCACGCGGATGCATGAGCTGTTCGGCATTCCCATCGCGGGCCTGGGGCTGGTCTGGGGCCTGGTGGTGGTGGGGCTGTCGGGGCTGTATCTGGCGCGGGCGCGCGTCGGCCGTCCCGTGGCGCAGGTGTCGCAGGCGCTCAACCTGACGGCCCTGGCGGGCGTCGTGTCCGTGCCCGTGTTCGCGGTGGTGAGCTTCCAGTCGGGCGCGGTGTGTCCGACGTGTCTGGCCACCTACGCGCTGGTGGCGGCCATCGCGGGTGTCGCGTGGAAGGGCCTGCCTTCGTTCTCGGGTGAGTGGGGCGCGGCGCTGACGTTGGCGGTGGGCACCACGGCCGCCGCGTTCCTCGCGGTGCTGTTGCCGGGCCGGACCTTGTCCACGCCTCAGCCCCAGGCGGGCGCGCTCCTGCCGCCCGCGCCCGAGGCCACGTCCTCGTCCAGCCTCAGCACACCCGCGTCGCTGGAGGCGTACCTGCGCGGGCTCCCGCTCGAACAGCAGCAGTTCATCTCCAACGCGCTGGCGATGTACCGCAACGACACGCCCAAGCCCGCCGCCGCGCCCGCGCGCCGCCGCTATGGCCCCGCTGACGCGCCGGTGAAGATTGTCGAGTGGACCGACAGCAAGTGCCCCCACTGCAAGTCGTTGGTGGAGGAGTTGGCGGTGCTCAAGAAGCGCGTGCCGGAAGGCAAGCTGTCGCTGGAGGCGCGGCAGTTCCCGCTGGATGGCGCGTGCAACCCGGCGATGCAGCGCCGGGGGCCGGATGCTCCCTCCGTGCGCTGCGTGGCGGCCAAGGCGCAGATCTGCCTGGAGGGCGCGTCGGACTACTGGGAGCTGCGCGAGAAGCTCTTCGCGGCGCAGTCGATGCTGGATACGGAGCGGGCGATGGAGATCGCCGCGTCCGGCTCGGTGCCTCGCGGGCAGTTGGAGGCGTGCATGGCCTCCTCGGAGACGGCGGCGAAGCTGCAGGAGGACACGTCCTATGCGCTGCGCTACCACTTCACCGGCACGCCGCTGGTGGTGGTCAACGGCCGCATGGCGATGCCGTCCGCGCCGTTCCTCTACGCGCTGGTGATGGCGGATGGAAACCCCAGCGCGCCGGCGTTCGACGTGCTGCCGCCGCCGCGCGCCATGCCCCGCGACGACCACGCGGGCCACAACCACTGAGCGGGTTCGAGTCCTTCGTCATGGGCAAACGCGACAAGAAGGACGAGCCCGCCGCCCCCGCCGCGCCGTTCCACAACCCCTTCGCCGCGCTCGCGGCGAAGCGGGAGGAGTTGCCGGCGGGGCCGTCCGCGCCCATCGCGGCGCCAGCGCAGAAGCCCGAGCCCAAGGGCCCCGCGCGCGCCGTGGTGCGCATGGAGCGCAAGGGGCGGGGCGGCAAGGAAGTCACCGTGGTGGAGCACCTGGAGCTGCCCGAGCCCCAGCGCGAGGTCTGGCTCAAGGCGCTGAAGAACTCGCTGGGCTGTGGAGGCGTGGTGGAGGGTGATGCCCTCGTGCTCCAGGGCGACCAGCGCGAGCGGCTGCCCTCGTTGTTGGAGGCGCGCGGCGTTCGCAAGGTGACGGTCGGCTGAACATGAAGAAGCTCGGGCGCCATTGATGGCGACCCGGGCACCTCCGCTTCCGTAACCTGTCTGACTCCTCTGGTACTCCTGGTCTCGAGCCTGGAACCGGAGGACTTGGATGAGAGCGCGTGCGGTCATCTGGCTGGTGCTGGCCCTGGCTGTCTCGGGCTGTTCGACCACGCGGATCGTTCGCCTGGACACGGGGAGCGGGCCATCCCTCGTCCACACCCCCTTCGCGGAGGATGGCGTCGAACTCGTGGAGTTGGATGAGGACGAGTTCGAGGAGGCCGTGGGGGCGCTTGCCCGGAATGTGCGGTCCTTCGCCAATCCGTTGCGAGAGGCTCGCCAGCTCTTCGGCGTTCCCGAGAGAAGCGGCGTCTATCTGTACCAGGCTCGCGGCGCTCGGCTCATTCCCCAGGACGAAGCGCAGGACCTGGAGGGGCCGCGTCTGCTGGAGTCGTACTCGGACGACGCGCTGACACGTGCCTATGGCCGATGGTGCGAGCGCAAGCACCAA from Myxococcus stipitatus carries:
- the maiA gene encoding maleylacetoacetate isomerase, whose translation is MKALRLHSYWRSSASWRVRLGLNLKGLSYEYAAVHLMKDGGQQNSPEYRAVNPMRTVPTLEWTEADGTPLRLSQSIAILEFLEERIPSPALLPKDAYLRARVRMVAEGVNSGIQPLQNLSVLQRIKSELNGDDKAWAAHWNMRGLEALESLVKPTAGRYCVGDAVTLADVCLVPQLYGARRFGVDVSAYPTLLRIEAACAELPAFQAAHPDRQPDAVPA
- a CDS encoding fused MFS/spermidine synthase, with amino-acid sequence MKPSSLTWLAFLAGATVMASEMMASRLVAPYFGSSMPVWVALISLVLGGLTVGAHLGGRLADPSGRLEPLRKALCLAALFLAILPFLAQALLPDATTAVMMGRPLEAMGRVTLVVLVAVPPLMALGAVGPFLWKVGGLEDVEVEPERGFSASMLGSLAGALLAAFVVLPWLGTTHAMACFAGALGLAAAKGLAWPWRLAAVGVPVLALLVAGFPSTQKARRAQEVNEPTNPRMSHSYRLSVAIQGTSLHAPGAPP
- a CDS encoding fumarylacetoacetate hydrolase family protein, with protein sequence MKLATLKDGTRDGRLIVVKRDNSAYALATNVALTLQAALDDWDTKEPQLRALAAQLEAGTVQSRPLDVKALHAPLPRAYEWIDGSAYINHVILVRKARNAEPPATLKTDPLVYQGGSGDFLAPTADIPLSDEAWGLDFESEVCAILGDTPQGTKAADAAKHVKLLMLANDVSLRNLIPDELAKGFGFFQSKPATAFSPFAVTPDELGSAWREGRIHLRLRSVLNGVQVGDTDAGPEMHFSFFDLIQHLCKTRSYTSGTILGSGTVSNVDRARGISCLAEQRMIETIEEGKPRTPFMKHGDTIDIEMSGEDGQSVFGRISQKVVKGP
- a CDS encoding thioredoxin domain-containing protein codes for the protein MSSKSSSQKAPAPVSSRAGVAMLVLGLCASALSIFQWSQLLTLRSGGATVCGISETVNCETVWNSPFATRMHELFGIPIAGLGLVWGLVVVGLSGLYLARARVGRPVAQVSQALNLTALAGVVSVPVFAVVSFQSGAVCPTCLATYALVAAIAGVAWKGLPSFSGEWGAALTLAVGTTAAAFLAVLLPGRTLSTPQPQAGALLPPAPEATSSSSLSTPASLEAYLRGLPLEQQQFISNALAMYRNDTPKPAAAPARRRYGPADAPVKIVEWTDSKCPHCKSLVEELAVLKKRVPEGKLSLEARQFPLDGACNPAMQRRGPDAPSVRCVAAKAQICLEGASDYWELREKLFAAQSMLDTERAMEIAASGSVPRGQLEACMASSETAAKLQEDTSYALRYHFTGTPLVVVNGRMAMPSAPFLYALVMADGNPSAPAFDVLPPPRAMPRDDHAGHNH
- a CDS encoding YgfZ/GcvT domain-containing protein, with the translated sequence MEPLSLHFVHEEAGARFIDVGGREAVASHGNDVDAYRAAREAVALHDASYREVLRITGEDRASFLHGMVTQEVNNLPVGSATYAAMLTAKGAMVADARILKREADLLLDMEPGMGPKVREFLEKYLISEDAELHEATGDHGLLRLLGPRTAEVLAAALAADFLPLAHQATRAATLAGQDVLLVGNTGLEPHGVDVWVPRAALEAVWKALSQAGASRGLQPLGFETLELLRVEAGVPRYGQDMVATTIPLEANLTPAIAYNKGCYIGQEVIARATFRGHMNRKLTGLLLGESAAAPGTELRLGEKKVGWLTSVVRSHAQGQYVALGYVHRDSLEPGTELTLAQGPATAKVAALPFKG
- a CDS encoding OsmC family protein — translated: MNPQDTTLLAAAVVESQDGYTQAIRTGKHHFQADEPSSLGGADQGPAPYQLLMGSLGACTAITLKMYAARKGWDLSPLTVKLKLFREQDNTERVERVLSCGPAVSEEQRARLLDIAAKTPVTLTLSRALRIETTFAPAST
- a CDS encoding cupin domain-containing protein yields the protein MDVKHLSSFQDFSPEKLRKHNVFQSERFFLDVYCLAPGQAQKPHHHATSDKVYIVLEGRCRFRVGVEEEAHGPGAAVFAPAGAEHGVVNDGPDSARLLVLMTPPPEHA
- the chrA gene encoding chromate efflux transporter produces the protein MAHPESSSPSSSSRSAELRELALLFLRLGATAFGGPAAHIAMMEDEVVRRRRWLTRDEFVDLLGAANLIPGPNSTELAIHIGHRRAGWPGLVVAGSCFILPAFFIVAGIAWAYSRFGNVPDVGALLYGVKAVIIAVVLQALWGLLRTVVKTWREGLVGAGVVTAAFLGVNELLLLLLAGLGVLAWRVVEQRGFKSGGPPAGAFVAPWTWVLPLGASAAVPFSQHGLFLFFLKVGSVLYGSGYVLLAFLRSDLVERWGWLTQAQLLDAVAVGQVTPGPVFTTATFIGYVLGGMTGAVVATVGIFLPAFVFVALSGPLVPRLRSSRAAGAFLDGVNVASLALMGVVTWQLGRAALVDGWTAGMAVVSAVLLIRYRVNSAWLVLGGGAMGWLVVEVLSKR
- a CDS encoding translation initiation factor, with amino-acid sequence MGKRDKKDEPAAPAAPFHNPFAALAAKREELPAGPSAPIAAPAQKPEPKGPARAVVRMERKGRGGKEVTVVEHLELPEPQREVWLKALKNSLGCGGVVEGDALVLQGDQRERLPSLLEARGVRKVTVG